Proteins encoded in a region of the Campylobacter sp. RM16189 genome:
- a CDS encoding tetratricopeptide repeat protein, translating to MKKILAFALLSLSVFAGDFEDGLAAYKNADYASAFEKFNTACMNKNAAGCEQVALMYHTGKSVKKDVSKAFSLYLQACEAGQKHSCSMAGGMQDMGEGTKIDKENAMKLLVKACELNDAHSCAVVGSFHLEKQTPDSLKTAKNLFQKACDLGDRLGCMWAEDLSRSKKI from the coding sequence ATGAAAAAAATTTTAGCATTTGCACTGCTATCCTTAAGTGTTTTTGCAGGTGATTTTGAAGACGGTTTAGCAGCATACAAAAATGCCGATTATGCAAGTGCATTTGAAAAATTTAACACAGCTTGTATGAATAAAAACGCTGCAGGTTGCGAGCAAGTAGCGTTGATGTATCATACAGGCAAAAGCGTTAAAAAAGATGTCAGTAAAGCATTTTCATTATACCTTCAGGCTTGCGAAGCAGGACAAAAGCATAGCTGTTCAATGGCTGGCGGAATGCAAGATATGGGAGAAGGAACAAAGATTGATAAAGAAAATGCAATGAAACTTTTAGTAAAAGCTTGCGAGCTTAATGATGCTCACTCTTGTGCCGTAGTCGGTTCTTTTCATCTTGAAAAACAAACGCCTGACAGTTTAAAAACGGCAAAAAATCTCTTTCAAAAAGCTTGCGATCTAGGCGACCGCTTGGGATGTATGTGGGCCGAGGATCTAAGTAGATCAAAGAAAATATAA
- a CDS encoding M16 family metallopeptidase produces MRKILLLLITVIGLFALSQDANLTSGTLENGLKYYIKENRLPENKAYFQLVVRAGSADEKPSELGLAHFVEHMAFNGSRDFSKNELIQKLESLGVAFGADLNAYTTYDSTAYMLNIEVNERNLKDVFLVFHNWMDGINFDKDELDKERGVIIEEDRSRNTPEYRLYKLHWDDLLEGSIYASRDPIGDMNIVRNVSVSQMKDFYNRMYQPRLMEFVAVGDFKKDEILNCIKDSFSSVKNTNYYTKENRTIPAKNGLNIYNYDSNETAENSIKISFFDKFSPRQTESQIRKAIINLYISNLINTLYEEKTNRENSIQRAVFTNMPIQAQKTMYSFDMKIIGDDQEDSIKDMLSVINGIKIHGFSQSDFDDEKKNLINIINNRYLQSKSKKSADYLSDIVYALELGNVILSDIDSRNLSLKILNEITLDEVNAEFRRILSLYEKSVSIFSSKGYRLGKEKFEQLANDIKPYTSHLKSFKLPSKLINKEIKPGKIISKKFDEKHKIWSYTLENNATVILKTLKNEKNLISFAAVSKGGVSNLARPQLGEFATTLSNESGAGEFNNYQISKILNGKYLSYQKRISSLSHGFYGKSSTGDIESLVEAIYLEFNSPRVDDDMLKKIKTKRIEDLAKRESLPSYKFSKEFSEFYYNGNERKKHFSRSDIEAVKFNDLKDIVNDKFTNASPYAFIFVGDFKETDMEPFIKKYIATLPAKFNSENFIDDGVRGLDGVHKFERFYQTSNRSDVIVKMKNVQNEYSKFDLIKISALGEVLKMALRENIREEKGETYGISLSTRLNKHPYIHSRVEISFTTSPQKLDSVLDGIKKTISNLKSEGALDRYIQSYKKSTILKLKQKYEQSSFWLNAIVSNKIYDNEIFSIDEYEKFVNMITNEDIKNAAKLYLKEDNMIIGINSPIK; encoded by the coding sequence ATGAGAAAAATTTTATTACTTTTAATTACTGTTATTGGTCTTTTTGCTCTTTCGCAAGATGCAAATTTGACCTCAGGCACTCTTGAAAACGGACTAAAATATTATATTAAAGAAAATAGATTGCCGGAAAATAAGGCATATTTTCAGCTTGTTGTACGCGCAGGCTCTGCGGATGAAAAGCCAAGCGAGCTTGGTTTAGCGCATTTTGTTGAACATATGGCATTTAATGGGAGTAGGGACTTTAGTAAAAACGAGTTGATACAAAAACTTGAGAGTTTAGGCGTGGCATTTGGTGCCGATTTGAATGCCTATACGACTTATGATTCTACGGCTTACATGCTAAATATAGAGGTAAACGAGCGAAATTTAAAAGATGTTTTTTTGGTTTTTCATAACTGGATGGATGGAATTAACTTCGATAAAGATGAGCTTGATAAGGAGCGCGGGGTAATTATAGAGGAGGATAGGTCTAGAAATACTCCTGAATATAGGCTTTATAAACTACATTGGGATGATTTACTGGAAGGGAGTATCTATGCTAGTAGAGACCCGATAGGTGATATGAATATAGTAAGAAATGTTAGCGTAAGCCAGATGAAAGACTTTTATAATAGGATGTATCAGCCTAGACTTATGGAATTTGTGGCTGTAGGAGACTTTAAAAAAGATGAAATTCTAAACTGTATAAAAGATAGTTTTTCTTCTGTTAAAAATACGAATTATTATACTAAAGAAAACAGAACTATACCTGCTAAAAACGGACTTAATATCTACAACTATGATTCAAATGAAACCGCTGAAAATTCTATTAAAATTTCATTTTTTGATAAATTTTCACCAAGACAAACTGAATCGCAAATTCGCAAAGCGATTATAAATCTATATATTTCAAATTTGATAAATACGCTTTATGAAGAGAAAACAAATAGAGAAAATTCTATTCAAAGAGCGGTTTTTACAAATATGCCGATTCAGGCGCAAAAGACAATGTATAGCTTTGATATGAAAATCATAGGAGATGATCAAGAGGACTCTATAAAAGATATGTTAAGCGTTATTAACGGCATAAAAATTCATGGATTTAGCCAAAGCGACTTTGATGATGAGAAGAAAAATTTAATCAATATCATCAATAATAGATATCTGCAATCAAAGAGTAAAAAATCAGCCGATTATCTAAGCGATATAGTCTATGCACTTGAGCTTGGAAATGTGATTTTAAGTGATATTGATAGCAGGAATTTAAGTCTTAAAATTTTAAACGAAATAACTCTTGATGAGGTTAATGCTGAATTTAGACGAATCTTGAGCCTTTATGAAAAGAGCGTCAGTATATTTAGTTCTAAAGGATATAGGCTTGGTAAGGAGAAATTTGAACAGCTTGCAAATGATATAAAGCCATATACATCTCATCTTAAAAGCTTTAAATTGCCTTCAAAACTGATAAATAAAGAGATAAAACCAGGCAAAATTATCTCAAAAAAATTTGATGAAAAGCATAAAATTTGGAGTTATACTCTTGAAAATAATGCTACTGTGATTCTAAAAACTCTTAAAAATGAGAAAAATTTAATATCTTTCGCGGCTGTTAGTAAAGGAGGTGTCTCAAATCTTGCCAGACCTCAGCTAGGAGAGTTTGCGACCACACTTTCAAACGAAAGTGGAGCTGGAGAGTTTAATAACTACCAAATAAGTAAAATTTTAAACGGAAAATACTTAAGCTATCAAAAGCGAATAAGCTCTTTATCTCATGGATTTTACGGCAAGAGTAGCACTGGCGATATAGAGTCTTTAGTGGAGGCTATATATCTTGAGTTTAATTCCCCAAGAGTTGATGATGATATGCTAAAAAAGATTAAGACCAAAAGAATAGAAGATCTTGCTAAAAGAGAGTCTTTGCCGAGCTATAAATTTTCTAAAGAGTTTAGCGAATTTTATTACAACGGCAATGAGCGTAAAAAGCATTTTAGCAGAAGCGATATAGAGGCGGTTAAATTTAATGACTTAAAAGATATAGTAAATGATAAATTTACTAACGCTTCACCTTATGCATTTATTTTTGTTGGAGATTTTAAAGAGACCGATATGGAGCCGTTTATTAAAAAATACATAGCTACCTTGCCTGCTAAATTTAATAGCGAAAATTTTATAGATGACGGCGTAAGGGGTTTAGATGGAGTTCATAAATTTGAGCGATTTTATCAGACTTCAAATCGTAGCGATGTGATAGTAAAGATGAAAAACGTTCAAAATGAGTATTCTAAATTTGATTTAATAAAAATTTCTGCTCTTGGAGAGGTGCTTAAAATGGCGCTTAGAGAGAATATACGCGAAGAAAAGGGTGAGACTTACGGAATCTCTTTGAGTACTAGACTAAATAAACATCCTTATATTCATTCAAGAGTAGAAATATCGTTTACGACTTCTCCTCAAAAACTTGATAGCGTTCTTGATGGAATAAAAAAGACGATATCAAATTTAAAGAGCGAAGGTGCGCTTGATAGATATATTCAAAGCTATAAAAAATCTACTATTTTAAAGCTAAAACAAAAATATGAACAATCAAGCTTTTGGCTAAATGCGATAGTGTCAAACAAAATATATGACAATGAGATATTTAGCATAGACGAATATGAAAAATTTGTTAACATGATAACAAATGAGGATATCAAAAATGCAGCTAAGCTATACCTAAAAGAAGATAATATGATAATAGGTATAAACAGTCCTATTAAGTAG
- a CDS encoding MATE family efflux transporter: MNLSLRKLALPIFLDMFLHFVTLIINTYMVTKVSIHLVGAMGAGNQVMDLFMTIFSFLSVGCSVVVAQALGAKNKNLATRIVHASITFNTIFGIVAATFLYFQGYLVLEILRVPENLLDESYSYLHILGFALFIDGMGMVLAAVLRVYNFATAVMLVSLLMNVITLIGNAIALFGWFGLPNYGLYGVGISTLIGRLAGVIVLFIILIKIAKVRIYIKMLLTLPFNILRKILSIGIPSAGENLLWMAQYMVAFGFVASMGEASLNVQTIYFQITLLILLCGASISVANEVIVGHLVGAMRFEEAYIKTFRALKLGFIATLAVVLIAYFAKDEIMNRLNLTDELKQIMLPLFTLSIILETGRTFNIVIVNALRASGDAKFPLITGAIFMWGVSLPLGYYLGIMQNMGIIGVWIGFVADEWLRGLVNTWRWKSRKWQSKRLV; the protein is encoded by the coding sequence ATGAACCTGTCGCTTAGAAAGCTCGCACTTCCCATATTTTTAGATATGTTTTTACATTTTGTAACACTTATCATAAATACATACATGGTTACAAAGGTAAGCATTCATCTGGTTGGTGCAATGGGAGCGGGCAATCAGGTCATGGATCTTTTCATGACCATATTTAGCTTTTTAAGCGTCGGCTGTTCGGTCGTGGTAGCTCAAGCCTTGGGCGCAAAGAATAAAAATTTAGCTACAAGAATAGTGCATGCAAGCATTACATTTAATACGATTTTTGGGATAGTTGCGGCTACATTTTTATATTTTCAGGGATACTTGGTGCTTGAAATATTAAGAGTGCCTGAAAATTTACTCGATGAGAGCTACAGCTACCTACATATTTTAGGTTTTGCACTATTTATCGACGGAATGGGTATGGTGCTGGCGGCTGTTTTAAGAGTGTATAATTTCGCAACAGCGGTTATGCTTGTATCGTTACTAATGAACGTTATTACGCTTATTGGAAATGCTATCGCGCTATTTGGCTGGTTTGGACTACCAAACTACGGTCTTTACGGAGTAGGAATTTCTACGCTCATAGGACGACTAGCAGGCGTTATCGTGCTATTTATAATTTTAATCAAAATAGCAAAGGTAAGAATTTATATAAAAATGCTTCTAACCCTGCCATTTAATATCCTGCGCAAAATTCTATCTATCGGGATTCCAAGCGCTGGTGAAAATCTATTATGGATGGCGCAATATATGGTCGCATTTGGCTTTGTAGCAAGCATGGGCGAGGCCAGTTTAAACGTGCAAACAATATACTTTCAAATAACTCTATTAATACTTCTATGCGGAGCCAGCATTAGCGTAGCAAACGAGGTTATCGTCGGACATTTAGTAGGTGCAATGAGATTTGAAGAGGCCTATATAAAGACTTTTAGAGCGTTAAAGCTAGGTTTTATAGCAACCTTAGCCGTTGTTTTAATAGCCTATTTTGCAAAAGATGAGATTATGAACAGGTTAAATTTAACAGACGAGCTAAAACAGATAATGCTTCCGCTATTTACACTATCGATAATTCTTGAAACAGGACGAACTTTTAATATAGTGATAGTAAATGCTCTTAGGGCAAGCGGAGATGCGAAATTTCCACTAATCACGGGAGCTATATTTATGTGGGGTGTTAGCTTGCCACTTGGATACTATTTAGGAATCATGCAAAATATGGGCATAATAGGAGTCTGGATAGGGTTTGTAGCCGATGAGTGGCTAAGAGGACTTGTAAATACATGGCGATGGAAGAGTAGAAAATGGCAGTCAAAACGACTTGTATAA
- a CDS encoding DMT family transporter: protein MLRAYLSLLAATFIVGFSFAFVKISLEFASVFESLAHRFSIAFIVVLILIKFGFINEKISLKDFKKISFIAILYPSLFFAFQAFGLTFTSSVMAGIFHACTPVVTMVFAHFFIGEYTNIWQKFFALVSVFGIIYIIYMSGNFGENSSLIGNFLIILSVIAISLYNVFARRVLAKFEISKLVIVTIFIGFIFFNMLNLSDYILKSRELKLYFAPFLDIKFTISTLFLAIFSSVATSFLFGYSLKRLEAFKIGIFSNLSTLVTIIAGIFLLDENFEIYHFLGASFIILGVVGVNLANIKRNAR from the coding sequence ATGTTAAGAGCCTATCTGTCGCTTTTGGCTGCGACTTTTATCGTAGGTTTTTCATTTGCTTTTGTCAAAATTTCACTTGAGTTTGCAAGCGTATTTGAAAGTCTGGCGCATAGATTTAGCATAGCCTTTATAGTTGTACTGATTTTAATAAAATTCGGTTTTATAAATGAAAAAATAAGCTTAAAAGATTTTAAAAAAATATCATTTATAGCCATTTTATATCCAAGTTTATTTTTTGCTTTTCAAGCCTTTGGACTTACATTTACCAGCTCGGTTATGGCTGGAATCTTTCATGCTTGCACTCCAGTTGTTACAATGGTTTTTGCGCATTTCTTTATTGGAGAATATACAAATATATGGCAGAAATTTTTTGCGCTAGTCTCTGTTTTTGGCATTATTTACATCATTTATATGTCTGGTAATTTTGGTGAAAATTCAAGTCTAATAGGCAATTTTTTAATTATTTTATCAGTTATTGCTATCTCGCTTTATAATGTTTTTGCAAGGCGTGTTTTGGCAAAATTTGAAATTTCAAAGTTAGTTATAGTTACTATTTTTATAGGATTTATATTTTTTAATATGTTAAATTTGAGTGATTATATTTTAAAATCCAGAGAATTAAAGCTTTATTTCGCGCCTTTTTTAGATATTAAATTTACTATTTCGACACTATTTTTAGCAATTTTTAGTTCCGTAGCAACCTCTTTTTTGTTCGGCTATTCACTAAAACGATTAGAAGCTTTTAAGATAGGAATTTTTAGCAATCTTTCAACCTTGGTAACAATAATTGCCGGAATATTCTTACTTGATGAAAATTTTGAAATCTATCATTTTTTAGGAGCAAGTTTTATAATACTTGGAGTGGTTGGAGTTAATTTGGCAAATATAAAGAGGAATGCGCGATGA
- a CDS encoding TRAP transporter permease — protein MELNGKIGDLKNKDINTDIEEQNEVQNAIPQEKEEFVEVKTREINSNYYIYLTSIICFAWSVFQLYIAYFPMNTTMSRSIHLSFAIALVFLLYPVKFHKKAQTSVPIYDILLCVVGVIAALYPFVEFYSLAQRPGDYTKFDVLISSAAVLILFEAGRRVIGPALGIIAAIFLCYDYFGQYMPDIIAHQGASLNKLAGHMYLTTEGVFGVPLGVSVSFIYLFVLFGSLLERAGAGQYFINLAFALLGRFRGGPAKASVIASGLTGMVSGSSTANVVTVGTFTIPLMKKAGLTSTKAGAIEVAAGVNGQLMPPIMGAAAFIIAEFLGMSYTNVMIAAVIPAFVCYASLFFIVHLESCKLGLKGMKQDKSVSKFKIFFSGLHYLIPILVMLYTLLIAKESPISAAFNAINVLFLIIIFQEPIKKMAMGERVNKDDFIIGFADIFWAMVTAARNMTTIAIATGLAGIIVGSISLTGIGQVLSEVVEIIAGNNILLILFLTAVMSLILGMGLPTTANYIVVSSLVAPVILFLAYKNGFLIPAIAVHLFVFYFGILADDTPPVGIAAYAAAGIAKANPVTVGVQGFFYDLRTTVLPFAFVFNNKLLLIESINPAAPNDAKGIVWITNPLEMLLIFSTALIGMFAFSSALQGFFVTRVQIWERVLLLAVVPLVLVPNMCVKYIAAIPNEYTSYAIGVGIYGLVFAYQWMKNKSEKKSS, from the coding sequence ATGGAGCTAAACGGCAAAATTGGTGATTTAAAAAACAAGGATATAAATACGGATATAGAAGAGCAAAATGAAGTGCAAAATGCAATACCTCAGGAAAAAGAGGAGTTTGTAGAGGTAAAAACAAGAGAGATAAACTCGAATTATTATATCTATTTAACAAGTATAATTTGTTTTGCTTGGTCGGTTTTCCAACTATATATCGCGTATTTTCCGATGAATACCACTATGTCACGTTCCATTCACCTCTCTTTTGCGATAGCGCTTGTATTTTTGCTCTATCCTGTGAAATTTCACAAAAAGGCTCAAACTAGCGTGCCGATTTATGATATCTTGCTTTGTGTAGTGGGTGTCATAGCGGCACTTTATCCTTTTGTAGAGTTTTACTCTCTTGCTCAAAGACCAGGAGACTATACTAAATTTGATGTTTTGATATCAAGCGCCGCTGTGCTTATACTATTTGAAGCCGGCAGACGCGTGATAGGACCTGCGCTTGGCATCATCGCGGCTATATTTTTGTGTTATGACTATTTTGGACAGTATATGCCAGACATCATAGCTCACCAAGGTGCCAGTCTAAATAAACTCGCAGGGCATATGTATCTAACTACCGAGGGCGTATTTGGAGTGCCGCTTGGTGTTAGTGTGAGCTTTATATATCTTTTTGTTTTGTTTGGTTCGCTTCTTGAAAGAGCTGGAGCGGGGCAGTATTTTATAAATTTAGCCTTTGCCCTGCTTGGCAGATTTAGAGGAGGTCCTGCTAAGGCTTCTGTTATAGCTAGCGGTTTAACAGGTATGGTCTCCGGAAGCTCAACGGCAAACGTTGTAACCGTTGGAACATTTACCATTCCTCTTATGAAAAAAGCCGGACTAACTAGTACAAAAGCCGGAGCTATCGAAGTGGCAGCTGGTGTAAACGGACAGCTTATGCCACCTATTATGGGTGCGGCTGCATTTATAATAGCCGAATTTTTGGGTATGAGCTATACCAATGTAATGATAGCTGCCGTAATTCCTGCCTTTGTCTGCTATGCGTCTTTATTTTTTATCGTGCATCTGGAGTCTTGCAAGCTTGGATTAAAGGGAATGAAACAAGACAAAAGCGTTTCTAAATTTAAAATTTTCTTTAGCGGACTTCACTATCTAATACCTATTTTAGTTATGCTTTATACTCTTTTGATAGCCAAAGAGTCGCCAATATCTGCGGCATTTAACGCTATAAATGTTTTGTTTTTGATAATTATCTTTCAAGAGCCTATTAAAAAGATGGCTATGGGAGAAAGAGTAAATAAAGACGATTTTATTATAGGTTTTGCGGATATTTTCTGGGCTATGGTAACGGCTGCCAGAAATATGACTACCATAGCTATAGCCACTGGTCTAGCCGGAATTATAGTGGGTTCAATCTCTCTTACTGGTATTGGTCAGGTTTTATCTGAAGTGGTTGAGATTATAGCAGGCAATAATATCTTGCTTATACTATTTTTAACTGCGGTTATGTCTTTGATACTTGGTATGGGTCTTCCAACTACGGCTAACTATATCGTAGTTTCATCTCTCGTTGCGCCTGTAATCTTATTTTTGGCATATAAAAACGGATTTTTGATCCCCGCTATCGCAGTTCATCTATTTGTATTTTATTTTGGAATTTTAGCCGACGATACTCCTCCTGTAGGAATTGCCGCTTACGCCGCTGCCGGTATTGCCAAAGCAAATCCTGTAACAGTTGGTGTGCAAGGCTTCTTTTACGATCTAAGAACTACGGTTTTACCTTTTGCTTTTGTGTTTAACAACAAGCTTTTATTAATAGAGAGTATAAATCCTGCAGCTCCAAATGATGCTAAAGGTATTGTTTGGATAACAAATCCACTTGAGATGCTGCTCATATTTTCAACCGCACTTATAGGAATGTTTGCCTTTTCTTCGGCGCTTCAAGGGTTTTTTGTAACTAGGGTACAAATTTGGGAGAGAGTTTTACTGCTTGCCGTAGTGCCTCTTGTTCTGGTTCCAAATATGTGCGTTAAATATATAGCCGCCATTCCTAACGAATATACATCTTATGCGATTGGAGTGGGTATTTACGGGCTAGTTTTTGCATATCAGTGGATGAAAAATAAGAGCGAGAAAAAGAGCTCTTAA
- a CDS encoding SprT family zinc-dependent metalloprotease, translating into MAVKTTCIKFDKFDVTLNFKRIKSIRIKISKTGKISLSLPYFCTQKQAFEILNKNTEWIEKTHSKILENLPNSDEFRLLGKAYKLKFDENIKNIKIVDKEIWTPSLKRLEKYKKDEAKKIFYGLIEKFRPFVGKDINRIVIRNMQTRWGSCNSRKGYINLNLNLIEKPIELIEYVVLHELTHLIYPHHKKSFYDFIASIMPNFRDLEKALNNKNL; encoded by the coding sequence ATGGCAGTCAAAACGACTTGTATAAAATTTGATAAATTTGATGTTACGCTCAATTTTAAAAGAATAAAATCAATTCGCATTAAAATTTCAAAAACAGGTAAAATTTCGCTCTCATTACCGTATTTTTGCACCCAAAAGCAGGCATTTGAAATACTGAATAAAAATACAGAGTGGATAGAAAAAACTCACTCCAAAATTTTAGAAAATTTGCCAAACAGTGATGAATTTAGGTTACTTGGTAAGGCTTATAAGCTCAAATTTGATGAAAATATAAAAAACATAAAAATAGTTGATAAAGAAATTTGGACTCCGAGCTTAAAAAGGCTCGAAAAGTATAAAAAAGATGAGGCCAAAAAGATTTTTTATGGGCTGATAGAGAAATTTAGGCCATTCGTTGGTAAAGATATAAACAGAATCGTAATCAGAAATATGCAAACCAGATGGGGTAGCTGTAACTCTCGCAAAGGCTATATAAACCTGAATCTAAATTTGATAGAAAAACCAATAGAATTGATCGAATATGTAGTGCTTCATGAGCTCACACATCTAATATATCCACATCATAAAAAGAGTTTTTATGATTTTATCGCTTCAATTATGCCAAATTTTAGAGATCTTGAAAAAGCCTTAAACAATAAAAATTTATAA
- a CDS encoding sodium-dependent transporter, producing the protein MEKKSFTSRWAFIIACVGSAVGMANVWGFPYKVGTNGGGAFLLIYLFFVAIFSYVGLSAEYAIGRRAKTGTLGSYEFAFNTRGLGKIGKIVGWIPLAGSMCIAIGYAVIIAYVLKALFQAVTGSLMSVDTNTWFESFALSSYSVIPFHFIVVAGTLFTLFFGAKSIEKTNKIMMPLFFILFFILAIRVAMFDGAFEGYKFIFKGDWGKLSDPMVWVAAMGQAFFSLSITGSGMIVYGAYLSKQEDVVDSAKKTAIFDTIAALVAALVMIPAVFAYKMDPAAGPGLLFVTLPKILQDMPGGQIFAIILFTAVIFGGISSLQNMFEAVAESIMHKFPSIKRAPMLIALCIICFGIGVNMEAISSWGPWMDFVSIYIIPIGAVIGAVSWFWIIKKDEIMDEINMGAARKQGDLWYNIGRYIYVPMALTLCIIALSKQISF; encoded by the coding sequence ATGGAAAAGAAAAGTTTCACCTCTCGCTGGGCTTTCATCATAGCCTGCGTCGGATCTGCTGTAGGTATGGCCAATGTATGGGGGTTCCCTTATAAGGTCGGCACAAATGGCGGTGGAGCGTTTTTGCTCATATATCTATTCTTTGTTGCCATATTTTCTTATGTCGGTCTTTCTGCTGAGTATGCTATAGGAAGACGCGCAAAAACCGGTACTCTAGGCTCTTATGAATTTGCCTTTAACACTCGCGGGCTTGGTAAGATTGGAAAGATCGTAGGCTGGATACCGCTTGCAGGATCCATGTGTATAGCCATAGGTTATGCCGTAATCATCGCTTATGTTTTAAAAGCACTGTTTCAAGCCGTAACAGGCTCTTTGATGAGTGTCGATACAAATACTTGGTTTGAATCCTTTGCGTTAAGTAGCTATTCGGTTATCCCGTTTCACTTCATAGTTGTTGCAGGCACGCTTTTTACCTTATTTTTTGGAGCCAAAAGTATAGAAAAAACAAACAAGATTATGATGCCTCTATTTTTTATCCTATTTTTTATTTTGGCTATTAGAGTTGCTATGTTTGATGGTGCGTTCGAGGGGTATAAATTTATATTCAAAGGCGATTGGGGCAAGCTAAGTGATCCTATGGTGTGGGTGGCGGCGATGGGGCAAGCATTTTTCTCGCTTTCTATTACGGGTTCTGGAATGATAGTTTATGGCGCTTATCTTTCTAAACAAGAGGATGTTGTGGATTCTGCTAAAAAGACGGCTATTTTTGATACTATCGCCGCACTTGTTGCAGCGCTTGTGATGATACCTGCTGTTTTTGCTTACAAAATGGATCCCGCTGCGGGACCTGGATTACTTTTTGTAACACTACCTAAAATTTTACAAGATATGCCTGGAGGGCAAATTTTTGCCATTATCTTATTCACTGCCGTAATCTTCGGGGGCATCAGCTCTTTACAAAATATGTTTGAGGCTGTAGCTGAATCCATAATGCACAAATTCCCTAGCATCAAGCGTGCTCCAATGCTTATAGCTCTTTGTATCATATGTTTTGGAATAGGCGTAAATATGGAGGCCATATCAAGCTGGGGGCCTTGGATGGATTTTGTCTCTATCTATATTATTCCAATCGGAGCGGTTATCGGAGCGGTATCTTGGTTTTGGATAATAAAAAAAGATGAGATTATGGATGAGATAAACATGGGCGCAGCTAGGAAGCAGGGCGATCTTTGGTATAACATAGGTAGATATATTTATGTTCCGATGGCTCTTACACTTTGTATAATTGCGCTTAGTAAGCAAATTTCATTTTAA
- the murI gene encoding glutamate racemase, producing the protein MKIGIFDSGLGGLSVLNEAIKKLPNEQFLYYADRQNVPYGLKTKEQILSYTTHAFKFMQEKDVKAVVVACNTATSAAINELREEFAIPIIGMEPAVKKAADIFKNSRTIVIATPVTVKGKKLKDLIARFDNKSLIDLVALPKLVEFAENEEFYSQRVRAYLKNELLKFDLANYSSLVLGCTHFNYFKDTLREILPPNIKFIDGNEGTVNKLKYELERVNLLEDSTQEIEYYYSDSKVDSQVELDRIYRYLKRLDRMILIN; encoded by the coding sequence ATGAAAATAGGGATATTTGACTCAGGGCTTGGCGGGCTTAGCGTATTAAATGAGGCTATTAAAAAATTGCCTAACGAGCAGTTTTTATATTACGCGGACAGGCAAAATGTTCCTTATGGATTAAAAACAAAAGAGCAAATTTTATCTTACACTACTCATGCTTTTAAATTTATGCAAGAAAAAGACGTAAAAGCGGTAGTTGTAGCTTGTAATACCGCCACTAGTGCAGCTATAAACGAGCTAAGAGAGGAGTTTGCTATACCTATTATAGGGATGGAGCCTGCTGTTAAAAAGGCTGCAGATATATTTAAAAACTCACGTACCATCGTAATTGCAACTCCTGTAACGGTAAAAGGTAAAAAACTAAAAGATCTTATAGCTCGTTTTGATAATAAGAGTTTAATAGATTTAGTTGCTTTGCCTAAGCTTGTTGAATTTGCAGAAAATGAGGAGTTTTACTCTCAAAGAGTGCGTGCATATTTAAAAAATGAACTGCTAAAATTTGATCTTGCTAATTACTCTTCGCTTGTACTAGGATGTACGCATTTTAACTATTTTAAAGATACTTTAAGAGAAATTTTGCCACCGAATATAAAATTTATAGATGGAAATGAAGGGACTGTAAATAAGCTAAAATACGAACTTGAGAGGGTAAATTTGCTTGAGGATTCGACTCAAGAAATAGAGTATTACTATTCAGACTCCAAAGTAGATAGTCAAGTCGAGCTGGATAGGATATATAGATATTTAAAACGACTTGATCGGATGATTTTGATAAATTAA